Proteins from one Mustela erminea isolate mMusErm1 chromosome 20, mMusErm1.Pri, whole genome shotgun sequence genomic window:
- the AP1S1 gene encoding AP-1 complex subunit sigma-1A → MMRFMLLFSRQGKLRLQKWYLATSDKERKKMVRELMQVVLARKPKMCSFLEWRDLKVVYKRYASLYFCCAIEGQDNELITLELIHRYVELLDKYFGSVCELDIIFNFEKAYFILDEFLMGGDVQDTSKKSVLKAIEQADLLQEEDESPRSVLEEMGLA, encoded by the exons ATG ATGCGATTCATGCTGCTGTTCAGCCGGCAGGGGAAGCTGCGGCTGCAGAAATGGTACCTGGCCACATCAGACAAGGAGCGGAAGAAAATGGTCCGGGAGCTTATGCAGGTTGTTCTGGCTCGCAAGCCCAAGATGTGCAGCTTCCTGGAGTGGAGGGATCTCAAAGTCGTCTATAAGAG ATACGCCAGCCTCTACTTCTGTTGCGCCATCGAAGGCCAAGACAATGAGCTCATCACGCTGGAGCTGATCCATCGGTACGTGGAGCTCCTGGACAAGTACTTCGGCAGC GTGTGCGAGCTGGACATCATCTTCAACTTTGAGAAGGCCTACTTCATCTTGGATGAGTTTCTCATGGGGGGTGATGTCCAGGACACTTCCAAAAAGAGTGTGCTGAAGGCCATCGAGCAGGCCGACCTGCTGCAGGAG GAAGATGAGTCGCCCCGCAGTGTGCTGGAGGAGATGGGGCTGGCatag
- the VGF gene encoding neurosecretory protein VGF, which yields MKSLRLPASTLFCFLLLIKGLGAAPPGHPEAQPPPLSSEHKEPVAGDAVPGPKDVSAPEVRAARNSEPQDEGELFQGVDPRALAAVLLQALDRPGSPPAPGGSQQEPKEEAAEALLTETVRSQTHSLPAPETQAPAAPPRAQTQENGPEAGDPSEELEALASLLQELRDFSPSNAKRQQETAAAETETRTHTLTRVNLESPGPERVWRASWGEFQARVPERAPLPPPAPPQFQARMPESGPLPEAHQFGEGVSSPKTHLGEALAPLSKAYQSLGAPFPKARRPESSLLGGSEAGERLLQQGLAQVEAGRRQAEATRQAAAQEERLADLASDLLLQYLLQGGARQRGLGGRGLQEKEEERESEREDAEAEQERRGGAERVGEEDEEAAEAEAEAEEAERARQNALLFAEEEDGEAGAEDKRSQEEMPGHRRKEAEGAEEGGEEEDDDEEMDPQTIDSLIELSTKLHLPADDVVSIIEEVEEKRKRKKNAPPEPVPHPRAAPAPTHVRSPQPPPPVPAPAREELPDWNEVLPPWDREEDELFPPGPYHPFPNYIRPRTLQPPAASRRRHYHHALPPSHHYPDREAQARRAQEEAEAEERRMQEQEELENYIEHVLLRRP from the coding sequence ATGAAATCGCTCAGGTTGCCGGCTTCCAccctcttctgcttccttctacTGATCAAGGGGTTGGGAGCAGCGCCCCCGGGGCACCCTGAGGCGCAGCCACCTCCCCTCAGCTCTGAACATAAAGAGCCGGTAGCTGGGGACGCAGTGCCCGGGCCGAAGGATGTTAGCGCCCCAGAGGTCCGAGCCGCTCGAAATTCTGAGCCTCAGGACGAGGGAGAGCTCTTCCAGGGCGTGGATCCCCGGGCGCTGGCCGCAGTGCTGCTGCAGGCACTTGACCGCCCGGGCTCGCCTCCGGCGCCCGGCGGCTCCCAGCAGGAGccaaaggaagaagcagcagaagctcTGCTGACCGAGACCGTGCGCAGCCAGACCCACAGCCTCCCGGCGCCAGAGACCCAGGCACCTGCGGCCCCGCCTCGCGCTCAGACTCAGGAGAATGGTCCCGAGGCTGGCGACCCCTCCGAAGAGCTCGAGGCGCTAGCTTCCCTGCTCCAGGAACTGCGAGATTTCAGTCCGAGCAACGCCAAGCGCCAGCAAGAGACAGCGGCAGCAGAGACGGAAACTCGCACGCACACGCTGACCCGAGTCAACCTGGAGAGCCCCGGGCCGGAGCGCGTGTGGCGCGCTTCGTGGGGAGAGTTCCAGGCGCGAGTCCCGGAGCGCGCGCCCCTGccaccccctgctccccctcAATTCCAGGCGCGTATGCCGGAGAGTGGGCCCCTTCCTGAAGCCCACCAGTTCGGGGAAGGAGTGTCCTCCCCCAAAACACATCTAGGTGAGGCTTTGGCACCCCTATCCAAGGCGTACCAAAGCCTGGGTGCCCCTTTCCCCAAGGCGCGCCGTCCGGAGAGCTCACTCCTGGGCGGCTCTGAGGCGGGGGAGCGCCTTCTACAGCAAGGGCTGGCGCAGGTAGAGGCCGGGCggcggcaggcagaggccacACGGCAGGCCGCGGCGCAGGAAGAGCGGCTGGCAGACCTCGCCTCCGACCTGCTGCTCCAGTATTTGCTGCAGGGCGGGGCCCGGCAGCGAGGCCTTGGGGGTCGGGGGctgcaggagaaggaggaggagcgagagagcgagagggaggaTGCGGAGGCGGAGCAGGAGAGACGCGGcggggcagagagggtgggggaagaggatgAGGAGGCGGCGGAGGCGGAGGCAGAGGCGGAGGAGGCTGAGAGGGCGCGGCAGAACGCGCTGCTGTTCGCGGAGGAGGAGGACGGGGAAGCCGGAGCCGAAGACAAGCGCTCCCAGGAAGAGATGCCCGGCCACCGTCGGAAGGAGGctgagggggcagaggagggcggggaggaggaggacgacgaTGAAGAGATGGACCCTCAGACGATCGACAGCCTCATTGAGCTGTCCACCAAACTCCACCTGCCAGCGGACGACGTGGTCAGCATCAtcgaggaggtggaggagaagcGGAAGCGGAAGAAGAACGCCCCTCCCGAGCCCGTGCCGCACCCccgggccgcccccgcccccacccacgtCCGTtccccgcagcccccgccccctgtccccgcccccgcccgcgagGAGCTGCCCGACTGGAACGAGGTGCTCCCGCCCTGGGATCGCGAGGAGGACGAGTTGTTTCCCCCCGGGCCCTACCACCCTTTTCCCAATTATATCCGGCCGCGGACACTGCAGCCGCCCGCTGCCTCGCGCCGCCGCCACTACCACCACGCCCTGCCGCCTTCGCACCACTATCCTGACCGGGAGGCCCAGGCGCGGCGCGCGcaggaggaggcggaggcggaggaGCGCCGGatgcaggagcaggaggagctggagaaTTATATCGAGCACGTGCTGCTCCGGCGCCCGTGA
- the NAT16 gene encoding LOW QUALITY PROTEIN: probable N-acetyltransferase 16 (The sequence of the model RefSeq protein was modified relative to this genomic sequence to represent the inferred CDS: inserted 1 base in 1 codon; deleted 1 base in 1 codon), translating into KQGQVRWPATFRRLEGEAATSRSGSRPEAESETPGTESGPEAKAKPLGANPRSRSGPDAKAKPLVFVVXTEREFEEVLAISGGISSGLDYYVPSHYHSRLPDPDRTVVLAKRKAVVEETGMEGPALEFETRGLRRSPRAGLGLAWRPGWGRRSTQRVGRGESRKPRDPGGAEGPLTASVSRSFWSRRP; encoded by the exons AAACAAGGCCAAGTCAGATGGCCAGCCACATTCAGACGCCTGGAGGGGGAGGCTGCCACATCCAGATCCGGATCACGGCCTGAGGCTGAGAGCGAGACCCCAGGGACTGAGTCAGGGCCTGAAGCCAAGGCCAAGCCCTTGGGGGCCAACCCCAGGTCCAGATCGGGGCCTGACGCCAAGGCCAAGCCTTTGGTCTTCGTGG GCACAGAACGGGAGTTTGAGGAGGTGCTGGCCATCTCGGGGGGCATCTCCAGT GGCCTCGACTACTACGTTCCCAGCCACTACCACAGCCGGCTCCCGGATCCCGACCGCACCGTGGTGCTGGCCAAGCGGAAAGCAGTG GTGGAGGAGACCGGGATGGAAGGGCCGGCTCTGGAATTCGAGACCCGAGGGCTGAGGAGATCTCCCCGGGCAGGTCTGGGCCTGGCCTGGCGCCCGGGGTGGGGACGACGGAGTACTCAGCGTGTGGGAAGAGGCGAGTCCCGTAAGCCGAGAGACCCGGGTGGGGCGGAGGGCCCCCTAACGGCGTCGGTGAGCAGATCGTTCTGGAGTCGGCGCCCTTGA
- the MOGAT3 gene encoding 2-acylglycerol O-acyltransferase 3, producing the protein MKSVQKQWLEVVGAYQYVLTFLFMGPFFSLLLLFLLFTPFWSVSVLYLVWLFLDWDTPKQGGRRFEWIRNSAMWRHVRNYYPVKLVKTAELPPDRNYVLSVHPHGIMCVGAFCNFSTDVTGFSKKFPGIQASMTGLDVLFHLPVYREYLMSYGLRPVSRQSLDFILSQPQRGQAVIIMVGGAQESLYAIPGKHCLILRNRKGFVRLALRHGASLVPVYSFGENDIFKFKAFATDSWQYLCQVTFKRIMSFSPCIFWGRGLFSAKSWGLLPFARPITTVVGRPIPVPQRLDPTEDEVDHYHMLFMEALEQLFEDHKESCGVPASTHLTFI; encoded by the exons ATGAAGTCCGTGCAGAAACAGTGGCTAGAAGTAGTGGGCGCCTACCAATACGTGCTCACTTTCCTCTTCATGG gccctttcttctctcttctccttctcttcctcctcttcacgCCCTTCTGGTCGGTCTCTGTTCTGTACCTGGTGTGGCTCTTCCTGGACTGGGACACACCCAAGCAAG GTGGAAGGCGCTTTGAGTGGATAAGGAACTCGGCCATGTGGAGACACGTCAGGAATTATTATCCTGTCAAG CTGGTGAAAACCGCAGAGTTGCCCCCCGACCGCAACTATGTGCTGAGTGTCCACCCACACGGGATCATGTGCGTGGGAGCCTTCTGCAATTTCTCCACCGACGTCACCGGCTTCTCCAAGAAGTTCCCCGGGATTCAGGCCTCAATGACAGGGCTGGACGTCCTCTTCCACCTTCCCGTCTATCGTGAATACCTCATGTCCTACG GACTGCGTCCTGTGAGCCGGCAGAGCCTGGACTTTATCCTGTCACAGCCCCAGCGTGGGCAGGCTGTCATCATTATGGTTGGGGGTGCCCAGGAGTCCCTGTATGCCATCCCGGGGAAGCACTGCCTCATTCTCCGCAATCGCAAAGGTTTTGTGCGCCTGGCACTGAGGCACGG ggCCTCCCTGGTACCTGTGTACTCCTTTGGGGAGAATGACATCTTCAAATTTAAGGCCTTCGCCACAGACTCCTGGCAGTATCTGTGTCAGGTCACCTTTAAGAGGATCATGAGCTTTTCTCCTTGCATCTTCTGGGGCCGGGGACTCTTCTCGGCCAAGTCCTGGGGCCTGCTCCCCTTCGCCAGGCCCATCACCACTGTGG tgGGCCGCCCCATCCCAGTGCCCCAGCGCCTGGACCCCACCGAGGACGAAGTGGACCATTATCACATGCTTTTTATGGAGGCTCTGGAGCAACTCTTTGAGGACCACAAGGAAAGCTGCGGGGTCCCCGCTTCTACTCACCTCACCTTCATCTAG